A part of Aegilops tauschii subsp. strangulata cultivar AL8/78 chromosome 2, Aet v6.0, whole genome shotgun sequence genomic DNA contains:
- the LOC141040619 gene encoding uncharacterized protein produces the protein MRKIVFDCLYHGVRCYADYFVLKKDAVGMIGFSGYQKCTDALRMLAYGTSALRMSECLRAHAEIPWSAIAAVAILTEGKAPPCHFTVNVHEYSMAYYLVDGIYPPWATFVSTISNPVGQKKSHFAQREEAVRKDVERAFGVLQARFAVFVDLLNNGN, from the exons ATGCGCAAGATTGTCTTCGATTGTTTGTACCATGGCGTCCGGTGCTATGCTGACTACTTCGTCTTGAAGAAGGACGCCGTGGGAATGATTGGCTTCTCTGGTTACCAAAAGTGCACGGACGCATTACGGATGCTTGCATATGGCACGTCCGCTCTACGGATGTCTGAGTGTCTGAGAGCACATGCGGAGATACCATGGTCAG CGATCGCCGCTGTTGCGATACTGACTGAAGGAAAAGCTCCTCCTTGCCACTTTACTGTCAATGTACATGAGTACAGCATGGCCTACTATCTGGTGGACGGTATCTATCCTCCATGGGCTACCTTTGTCAGCACCATCTCTAACCCAGTTGGCCAGAAAAAGTCTCACTTTGCCCAAAGAGAAGAAGCAGTTAGAAAGGATGTCGAGAGGGCATTTGGAGTTCTGCAGGCCCGTTTTGCAGTGTTCGTGGACCTGCTAAACAATGGGAACTGA